The following are encoded in a window of Pyrenophora tritici-repentis strain M4 chromosome 6, whole genome shotgun sequence genomic DNA:
- a CDS encoding AIR1, Arginine methyltransferase-interacting protein, contains RING Zn-finger, which produces MARGASVIQSTLVSNPYPPPKQQLPRYTICELCDRQILTKDFHGHKSSKKHRAAEEEERQEAEKAKNPTGFGGDAGLESSTEFGGNAGFGSSNAFTTATNGSSFKNNGGGGDDRACFGCGLTGHQKRDCPQGSGGQACFNCGELGHRKSDCTAPRKLMGGSDRVCFNCNLPGHNKSDCTEAPTGGGGGGRACHNCGEEGHISRECDKPRVMKCRNCDAEGHHSRECDKPRDWSRVKCRNCDEFGHGEKRCPLPPAEPTAGDWGNAGGNAAAASTSNWADDNAAAW; this is translated from the exons ATGGCCCGTGGTGCGTCTGTTATCCAGTCGACCTTGGTCTCCAACCCGTACCCCCCGCCGAAGCAGCAGCTTCCTCGCTATACGATCTGCGAGCTATGTGATCGGCAAATCCTCACAAAGGACTTTCATGGTCACAAGTCGTCAAAGAAGCATCGCGCtgctgaagaagaagagcgcCAGGAAGCTGAGAAGGCCAAGAACCCCACTGGCTTTGGCGGCGATGCTGGCCTCGAGAGCAGCACTGAGTTTGGTGGCAACGCCGGATTTGGCTCCAGTAACGCCTTCACGACTGCTACCAACGGATCCTCGTTCAAGAACAACGGTGGCGGCGGCGACGACCGTGCTTGTTTCGGCTGTGGTTTGACTGGACATCAAAAGCGCGACTGCCCTCAGGGATCTGGAGGACAAGCATGCTTCAACTGTGGTGAGCTTGGTCATCGCAAGTCAGACTGCACTGCACCTCGCAAGCTCATGGGCGGCAGTGACCGTGTTTGCTTCAACTGCAATCTCCCCGG CCATAACAAGTCTGACTGTACCGAGGCTCCTACTGGCGGTGGCGGTGGAGGTCGCGCTTGTCACAACTGCGGTGAAGAAGGCCATATCTCCCGTGAGTGCGACAAGCCCCGCGTCATGAAGTGCCGTAATTGCGATGCAGAGGGTCACCATTCCCGAGAGTGTGACAAGCCCCGCGACTGGAGCAGAGTCAAGTGTCGCAACTGCGACGAATTTGGCCACGGTGAGAAGCGTTGCCCTCTGCCTCCTGCCGAACCTACTGCCGGTGACTGGGGCAACGCTGGTGGTAACGCCGCTGCTGCATCCACTAGCAACTGGGCGGATGACAACGCTGCTGCATGGTAA
- a CDS encoding AraJ, Arabinose efflux permease, which yields MAIQMTSPKRRGLYMGLANTAMTVGVSLGAVIAGALEPRIGWKPLFGIQAPLSLIAGFGLLFSIPASHTSKNIKYDHLSIRDKLTRIDYSGSVLLTTTIVLFLFGLSGPKVLALPLILSALALTIFVLNEAYVASDPVIPVSVLRSCGTLLTCLATTGFMMARWSILFYTPVYAIAVRGWAPAVAGSILIPTNAGFATGGLLAGVFHIKRTGSFYLHTVIAMAVFPVAMTVLALISTPSSPWGLYVVMVFVNGLATGAAMNYALVHLLHLTLPEMHPIVISLLATFRGFSGSFGSAIGGGYFVRVLHKSLDNGFARAGLKNRDELTRRLLGSPALVGQLEGKDREVAIGAYADALKALFLCAVGLSVIVVFVQACTGWREPEKTEEQRANEAEEEDGVPVGA from the exons ATGGCAATCCAGATGACAAGTCCCAAACGAAGAGGATTGTACATGGGTCTTGCCAATACTGCAATGACAGTCGGCGTCTCGCTTGGAGCCGTAATTGCAGGTGCCCTTGAACCTAGAATCGGATGG AAACCACTCTTCGGCATCCAGGCACCGTTGAGTCTCATCGCCGGCTTTGGTCTCTTGTTTTCGATTCCAGCAAGCCATACATCCAAGAATATCAAGTATGACCATCTTTCGATTCGCGACAAACTTACCCGTATCGACTATTCCGGATCGGTGTTGTTGACTACCACGATTGTACTCTTCCTTTTCGGTCTGTCAGGTCCGAAAGTTCTTGCCCTACCTCTCATACTATCAGCACTCGCTCTAACAATCTTCGTGCTTAATGAAGCCTACGTAGCCAGCGATCCTGTCATCCCAGTCTCCGTTCTACGGTCTTGTGGGACCTTGTTGACCTGCCTTGCCACGACTGGCTTCATGATGGCTCGTTGGAGTATCCTTTTTTACACTCCAGTGTACGCGATTGCTGTTCGAGGATGGGCGCCCGCAGTTGCCGGATCAATTCTCATACCAACAAATGCGGGATTCGCAACTGGTGGGTTACTTGCGGGCGTCTTCCACATCAAGCGAACCGGAAGCTTCTACCTGCACACCGTCATCGCCATGGCAGTATTTCCCGTCGCCATGACCGTACTCGCACTCATATCAACGCCTTCAAGTCCCTGGGGTCTGTACGTCGTCATGGTCTTTGTGAATGGCCTTGCCACTGGTGCTGCAATGAACTACGCGCTCGTCCACCTCCTTCATCTCACACTACCGGAGATGCATCCGATTGTCATTTCTCTCCTTGCGACCTTTCGTGGCTTCTCCGGTTCGTTCGGTTCGGCGATTGGTGGCGGATACTTTGTTCGTGTGCTACACAAGTCCTTGGACAATGGCTTTGCGAGAGCCGGGTTGAAGAATCGCGACGAACTCACCCGAAGACTACTGGGAAGTCCTGCGTTAGTAGGTCAACTGGAGGGGAAGGACCGGGAAGTCGCCATCGGGGCTTACGCGGATGCACTCAAAGCATTGTTTCTGTGTGCTGTCGGACTGTCAGTCATTGTAGTGTTTGTACAAGCATGCACGGGCTGGAGGGAGCCTGAGAAGACTGAAGAGCAGAGAGCCAACGAggccgaagaagaagacggcGTGCCTGTCGGCGCTTGA
- a CDS encoding TPR repeat, SEL1 subfamily gives MRPPSQRLVSLIFVFLSLLFCVSSRAYAEHEQDHAHQKPLGGGQTSGNRGSSAQGREAWKSRWGNADGGVNPHQGVLAYDEAMALLHQIKPATAPWWNFEKKSGILGTSAYYAKEVFFLLFMNGPPQQELLTTNPQPKKLGQSLSQAVTLLEEAATQKNPDALFTLAEMNFYGNYTHPRNYSEAFRRYHELATLTGNASAQHMVGFMYATGIGGATKQDQAKAMLYYTLGAEGGDVRSEMAVAYRHSAGISTPRNCEEAVYFYKEAAKKAIAYLRSGPPGGHSMPRESYNIADDVGGVYGEGASASSSGPNAKVASAQSDAFSSLDDVFEYMDLQARKGDARATFNLAKLNYDGARTLKRDLPAAKKRFLELARMYWAPGGKINANVSPTTEKLAAKAAGYLGRMFMRGEGMPQSFEIAKTWFRRGIDLGDALSQYSMGIMYLNGLGVPEDPVKAAELFAAAADQDLAVAQVRLGALFLDQGDIAIAIKYFELAARHGHLEAFYFLAEMTHNGLGRDKSCPVAAAYYKLVAEKAELVSTSFPEANEAYTNGDLETALVSYMMAAEQGFEVGQANVAYLLDQVKPRFTLNSLMPFMKQKASLASDALLALIYWTRSAEQKNVDSMIKMGDYYLMGLGTSPDQEKAAACYQAAAETMRSAQAMWNLGWMHENGIGIDQDFHLAKRHYDMALETNPREAYLPVVLALYKLRFRSWWNTFTNGNIKSIQEEPGKSHSHYTISNKPP, from the exons ATGAGGCCACCATCGCAGCGCCTCGTGTCGCTGATCTTCG TTTTTCTTTCTCTGCTCTTTTGCGTCTCTTCACGAGCGTATGCCGAGCACGAACAAGACCATGCGCACCAGAAACCACTTGGAGGGGGTCAAACTTCGGGCAACCGGGGCTCGTCAGCACAGGGTCGAGAGGCGTGGAAGTCAAGATGGGGGAATGCTGATGGAGGTGTGAACCCTCACCAGGGCGTATTGGCCTATGATGAGGCTATGGCTTTGCTCCACCAGATCAAACCGGCAACAGCGCCATGGTGGAATTTCGAGAAGAAGTCTGGCATCCTGGGCACGAGCGCATACTATGCAAAAGAGGTCTTCTTCCTGCTATTCATGAACGGACCCCCACAGCAGGAACTCTTAACGACGAACCCGCAGCCGAAGAAACTTGGTCAATCGCTGTCCCAGGCCGTCACGCTGCTGGAAGAGGCAGCCACGCAGAAGAACCCCGATGCATTATTCACCCTGGCCGAAATGAACTTTTACGGAAACTACACGCACCCGCGCAACTACTCCGAAGCATTCCGACGATACCACGAACTCGCTACGTTGACCGGAAACGCCTCGGCACAACACATGGTTGGCTTCATGTATGCGACTGGTATTGGTGGGGCAACCAAACAAGATCAAGCCAAAGCCATGCTTTACTACACTCTTGGTGCCGAAGGCGGCGACGTGCGGTCAGAAATGGCCGTTGCGTACAGGCATTCGGCTGGCATATCGACCCCGCGTAACTGCGAGGAAGCCGTGTATTTCTACAAGGAAGCTGCGAAAAAGGCCATTGCCTACCTGCGTTCTGGTCCACCGGGTGGCCACTCAATGCCGCGGGAATCATACAATATCGCCGACGATGTAGGCGGGGTATATGGCGAGGGTGCAAGCGCAAGCAGTTCGGGACCAAACGCCAAGGTAGCAAGCGCTCAATCGGATGCCTTTTCTTCACTCGACGACGTGTTTGAATACATGGATCTCCAGGCTCGGAAGGGTGACGCGAGGGCGACATTCAATCTTGCCAAGCTCAATTACGACGGCGCGCGGACGCTGAAACGAGACCTTCCAGCGGCCAAGAAGCGATTCTTGGAGCTCGCTCGCATGTACTGGGCCCCAGGTGGAAAGATCAACGCCAACGTATCACCCACCACCGAGAAGTTGGCCGCGAAGGCTGCTGGCTACCTTGGCCGTATGTTCATGCGAGGTGAAGGCATGCCGCAGAGCTTCGAAATCGCAAAGACTTGGTTCAGGCGTGGCATAGACCTGGGCGACGCACTCTCGCAGTACTCCATGGGTATAATGTACCTCAATGGTCTTGGAGTGCCAGAGGATCCCGTCAAGGCTGCAGAGCTCTTTGCTGCAGCTGCAGATCAGGATTTGGCAGTAGCTCAGGTTAGACTCGGTGCGCTGTTCCTGGACCAGGGAGACATTGCAATCGCTATCAAGTACTTTGAGCTTGCCGCTAGGCATGGACATCTCGAGGCCTTTTACTTTTTGGCTGAGATGACGCACAATGGCCTTGGACGCGACAAGTCTTGCCCTGTGGCGGCTGCTTACTACAAGCTCGTCGCAGAAAAGGCCGAGCTTGTTTCCACATCGTTCCCAGAAGCCAACGAGGCTTACACAAATGGTGATCTCGAGACGGCACTTGTCAGCTACATGATGGCGGCTGAACAAGGTTTCGAGGTCGGACAAGCCAATGTGGCCTACCTACTTGACCAAGTCAAGCCTCGCTTTACCCTCAACTCGCTCATGCCTTTTATGAAGCAAAAGGCTTCGCTGGCTAGTGACGCTCTCTTGGCTCTTATCTACTGGACACGCTCTGCCGAACAGAAGAATGTCGACTCCATGATAAAGATGGGCGATTACTATCTCATGGGCCTTGGCACGTCTCCTGACCAAGAAAAGGCTGCTGCATGCTATCAAGCAGCAGCAGAGACTATGAGAAGCGCCCAGGCCATGTGGAATCTAGGCTGGATGCACGAAAACGGTATCGGTATCGACCAGGACTTTCATCTCGCCAAGAGACACTACGACATGGCTTTGGAAACCAATCCTCGCGAAGCCTATTTACCGGTAGTACTGGCGCTGTACAAGTTACGATTCAGAAGCTGGTGGAACACCTTTACAAACGGTAACATCAAGTCCATCCAAGAAGAGCCAGGCAAGTCCCACTCCCACTACACCATCTCCAACAAACCCCCTTAA
- a CDS encoding YSH1, exonuclease beta-lactamase fold involved in RNA processing, translated as MSTFRGIVAEFPRIRIDYFRQQPEYKPPLTCFLSHVHSDHLAGLESLRAPFVCYSAATKEILLRLEKFHYSMNFTKGILESRNVTYDRSMRKLAKALPLDTPTEIELAPGNTIRVTLIDANHCVGAVMFLIEGKGEIVLYTGDIRAETWWVNSLVQNPVLLPYTLGNLRLDCVYLDTTFATKKMPYREFPSKAEGIRELLSKVDEYPDDTIFYFHSWTFGYENIWVALSTYLGSRIHLDDYRARIYGSLSTLDKRGLREAGLDVPMSNKSLRESGLEIREEPALCGLRNGNRIQPGCLTSKENVRIHSCERRMGCDVMDKEKDNKVVHIIPIITRADGSEIAEIGAGGGKGDLDQKEELETGGTAEVGKLMELCAASISDENTLGEVLALLQQALGENGKLDLDVHLQKQSEDTQDDLTLQSLVSVLSGHASNSIPERYPNRTIRFPYSRHSSYSKLRELIKVFRPIYILPYTVDEKTWTPEVSMESLFGDLCHVQLFRHDAEMVELHKTRIARESRKRSRDDSQVDTQTTEDEITSPFVTGMSTSIKSLECEGPVTPNVITSAVDMTASSGRQVSTTLPPTVTVLEPEHVPNDEMVTEDPKPTPVPLLSVSTTPISKDLSVSISVPSITVTPTPSKGRRKKLQNKQIAGFAARRSYGLNWSDIELISTRSKADQEELEL; from the exons ATGTCTACTTTTCGAGGCATTGTTGCTG AATTCCCCCGGATCAGGATTGACTACTTTCGACAACAGCCAGAGTACAAACCGCCTCTTACGTGCTTCTTGAGCCACGTTCATTCCGATCATTTGGCTGGTCTTGAGTCGTTGCGCGCACCATTTGTATGCTACTCTGCTGCAACTAAAGAAATACTCCTACGGCTAGAAAAATTTCACTATAGCATGAACTTTACCAAAGGCATTCTAGAGAGTCGGAATGTCACCTATGACCGGAGTATGCGCAAGTTGGCCAAGGCACTTCCTTTGGATACGCCAACAGAGATAGAATTAGCGCCCGGCAACACCATCAGAGTCACTCTCATCGATGCTAATCATTGTGTTGGTGCTGTCATGTTTCTCATCGAGGGTAAAGGCGAAATAGTGCTATACACTGGCGATATTCGAGCAGAGACGTGGTGGGTGAACTCATTGGTTCAGAACCCAGTGCTACTACCATACACACTAGGAAATCTTCGACTGGACTGTGTGTATCTGGATACGACTTTTGCTACCAAGAAGATGCCATACCGCGAGTTTCCGAGCAAAGCAGAAGGCATCCGCGAGTTACTCAGTAAAGTGGATGAGTATCCCGACGACACCATCTTCTACTTTCACTCCTGGACGTTTGGGTATGAGAATATTTGGGTAGCACTATCTACTTACTTGGGGTCACGGATCCACTTGGACGACTACCGAGCACGCATATACGGCTCTTTGTCCACGTTGGACAAGCGAGGTCTCCGAGAAGCTGGGCTAGACGTCCCGATGTCCAACAAGTCACTTCGGGAGTCTGGCCTTGAAATCCGCGAAGAACCTGCTTTGTGTGGTCTTCGAAATGGAAACCGCATACAGCCAGGCTGCTTGACATCCAAGGAGAATGTTCGCATACACAGCTGCGAGCGCAGGATGGGATGTGACGTTATGGACAAAGAAAAAGACAACAAAGTCGTGCACATCATCCCGATAATCACCCGTGCCGATGGGTCTGAGATTGCCGAAATTGGTGCAGGAGGTGGCAAGGGCGATTTGGATCAGAAAGAAGAACTTGAGACAGGTGGGACAGCCGAAGTAGGCAAACTGATGGAGCTTTGCGCTGCATCTATTAGCGATGAGAACACGCTTGGCGAGGTTCTCGCATTACTCCAGCAAGCCCTCGGTGAAAATGGCAAGTTAGATCTGGACGTTCACTTACAGAAACAAAGCGAAGACACTCAAGACGACTTGACGCTGCAGAGCCTCGTTTCAGTACTATCAGGACACGCTTCAAACTCAATACCGGAGCGCTATCCAAACAGGACGATTCGGTTCCCGTATAGTCGGCATTCTTCGTATTCAAAATTACGTGAGCTCATCAAGGTTTTCCGCCCCATATACATCCTTCCATACACTGTCGATGAGAAGACATGGACACCGGAAGTCAGTATGGAGAGCCTGTTCGGCGACCTTTGCCATGTCCAGCTCTTCCGCCACGATGCCGAGATGGTAGAACTTCACAAGACCAGGATAGCTCGCGAAAGTAGGAAACGAAGCAGAGATGACAGCCAAGTGGACACACAGACTACTGAGGACGAGATAACGAGTCCATTCGTGACAGGAATGTCTACCTCCATCAAGAGTCTCGAATGTGAGGGACCAGTTACACCAAACGTGATCACTAGTGCCGTGGACATGACTGCCAGTTCAGGAAGACAGGTCTCGACCACTTTGCCTCCGACGGTGACGGTTCTAGAGCCTGAGCACGTCCCTAATGACGAAATGGTTACTGAAGACCCAAAGCCCACACCTGTCCCCCTCTTATCAGTATCAACTACACCAATATCGAAGGATCTCTCAGTATCAATATCTGTTCCCTCCATCACGGTTACGCCGACGCCTAGCAAAGGGAGAAGAAAGAAGCTTCAGAATAAGCAAATTGCCGGATTCGCTGCCAGGAGAAGTTACGGCCTTAATTGGAGCGACATAGAATTGATATCGACCCGAAGCAAGGCCGACCAAGAAGAGCTAGAATTGTGA